Proteins encoded in a region of the Photobacterium angustum genome:
- a CDS encoding ornithine carbamoyltransferase translates to MAFNLRNRNFLKLLDFTPREIQHLLDLSAELKKAKYNGYEQPRLSGKNIALIFEKASTRTRCAFEVAAFDQGAKVTYLGPSGSQIGHKESMKDTARVLGRMYDGIEYRGFGQAIVEELGQYAGVPVWNGLTDEFHPTQILADFLTMQEHGRGKQLHEITFAYLGDARNNMGNSLLVGAAKMGMDIRLVAPKAFWPEDELVAQCRKIALETGAKITLTENVQEGVQGCDFLYTDVWVSMGEAKEAWAERIQLMLPYQVNMDLLKATGNPHVKFMHCLPAFHGEDTTIGKELAQEYPELAQGVEVTDEVIESKHSIVFDEAENRMHTIKAVMVATLGH, encoded by the coding sequence ATGGCTTTTAATCTTCGTAACCGTAACTTCCTTAAATTATTAGATTTTACTCCACGAGAAATTCAACATCTTCTCGATTTATCTGCTGAATTAAAAAAAGCCAAATACAATGGTTACGAGCAGCCACGCTTAAGCGGAAAAAATATTGCGCTCATCTTTGAAAAAGCATCGACCCGTACTCGTTGTGCATTTGAAGTGGCGGCTTTTGATCAAGGTGCAAAAGTGACATATCTTGGCCCATCAGGCTCACAAATCGGCCACAAAGAATCAATGAAAGACACCGCGCGCGTATTGGGTCGTATGTATGATGGCATTGAATACCGCGGCTTTGGTCAAGCCATTGTTGAAGAGTTGGGGCAATACGCTGGAGTACCTGTTTGGAATGGGTTAACCGATGAATTCCACCCGACTCAAATTTTAGCTGATTTTCTAACGATGCAAGAACATGGCCGTGGCAAGCAACTCCATGAAATCACCTTTGCTTATTTAGGTGATGCACGTAATAACATGGGAAATTCATTGCTCGTTGGGGCGGCGAAAATGGGGATGGATATTCGTCTCGTTGCGCCAAAAGCGTTCTGGCCTGAAGACGAGTTAGTGGCACAGTGTCGTAAAATTGCATTAGAAACAGGCGCGAAAATCACTCTCACAGAAAATGTGCAAGAAGGCGTTCAAGGATGTGACTTTTTATATACCGATGTATGGGTTTCAATGGGCGAAGCAAAAGAAGCATGGGCTGAGCGTATTCAGTTAATGCTACCTTATCAAGTCAATATGGACTTACTAAAAGCAACAGGTAATCCACATGTGAAATTTATGCATTGCTTGCCTGCTTTCCATGGCGAAGATACCACAATTGGTAAAGAGCTCGCGCAAGAATACCCTGAGCTTGCCCAAGGCGTTGAAGTCACCGATGAAGTCATTGAATCCAAACATTCGATTGTTTTTGATGAAGCAGAGAATCGTATGCACACCATTAAAGCAGTCATGGTTGCCACACTGGGGCATTAA
- the rraB gene encoding ribonuclease E inhibitor RraB produces the protein MSYAELIEEQKEETREIIAALLEDGSEPDALYTIEHHFSADTFEELEGAAVEAFKLGFEVLEAEELELAPEDGGGKVVCFDAVMESALNAELIDEQAEKLIKLAEKHNIDYDGWGTYFESDEDDEEELEDEE, from the coding sequence ATGTCTTATGCAGAACTGATCGAAGAGCAAAAAGAAGAAACACGCGAAATTATTGCCGCGTTACTTGAAGATGGCAGTGAGCCAGATGCTCTTTATACGATTGAGCACCACTTTTCAGCGGATACGTTTGAAGAGTTAGAAGGTGCTGCTGTAGAAGCCTTTAAACTTGGTTTTGAAGTTTTAGAAGCAGAAGAGCTTGAGCTAGCACCAGAAGATGGCGGCGGTAAAGTTGTTTGTTTCGATGCTGTAATGGAATCAGCACTGAACGCTGAGTTGATTGACGAACAAGCAGAAAAGTTAATCAAACTTGCTGAAAAACACAATATAGATTACGACGGTTGGGGCACTTACTTCGAGTCTGATGAAGATGACGAAGAAGAGCTAGAAGACGAAGAATAA
- a CDS encoding beta-mannosidase, with protein sequence MTISLNGQWQLTCVQRAALQDLHIELPGDVHSALYAAGEIPDPYWATNEKKVQWVGECDWVVSRQFELTEEQLACNAMDLVMDHLDTVAEIRVNGHTVADFNNMFMRHKVDVLSCLQVGSNRIEIVLHRADLAAKKRADKLPFPVPWAEGNNQIPHMNTLRKTQCHAGWDWGICLSVLGVYGDIELQPIEHVRISHVSTKQKWLDQECELSVTLNYEVVSEKGLANAAVTFNDQTFHLTLDRDATKTCVLFRIAEPRRWWPAGYGKPRLYDLKIEADGSYINKKIGLRKLELITEDDELGQSMVFKVNDVEISALGANWIPMDAMPSRMTDKRYRSLLEDALAANMNMLRVWGGGMYEKDIFYELCDELGIMVWQDLMFACALYPSTPDFVAEVKQEVEYQVRRLKDHASLALWCGDNEVIGAISWYPESRQNREKYLVNYDRLNRALAEVVEKEDPSRRFWASSPCNGELDFGDAWHDDKRGDMHFWDVWHSGKDFEAYQTVTPRFCSEFGFQSWPSLPTVKTFAPEQDWNITSPSFECHQKNSRGNSIITEMFTRYFRFPNGFVNMLYLSQVQQAMAIKTAAEYWRAHKPTNRGILFWQLNDCWPVSSWSSLEYSGRWKQLHYHTRRFFAPQMATFIRDDQGVKLHLINDGRNSAELKGEVVWQSWEGEILYREPISEFLDPDCTKVVWEWLNEDLDGHETEGFFHVHLRNGDKLIENTWFPAKPKECELEDPDLRFEVAEMNGEISVMLSSSKPAFYVHLEFEGEGRFEDSSFTLVPEHQRQVKYIGSASYDEVVQGLRVYHLKQSY encoded by the coding sequence ATGACAATTTCGCTTAATGGTCAATGGCAGTTAACCTGTGTTCAACGAGCGGCACTACAAGATCTTCATATTGAATTGCCAGGCGATGTACATTCTGCGCTTTATGCTGCAGGTGAGATCCCTGATCCATATTGGGCTACCAATGAAAAGAAAGTTCAATGGGTCGGTGAATGCGATTGGGTTGTTAGTCGACAGTTTGAGTTAACCGAAGAGCAGTTAGCTTGTAATGCGATGGACTTGGTGATGGATCACTTAGATACCGTTGCCGAGATCCGTGTGAACGGCCATACCGTGGCTGATTTTAATAATATGTTCATGCGTCATAAAGTGGATGTATTAAGCTGTCTTCAAGTGGGTAGCAATCGTATTGAGATTGTTTTACATCGTGCTGATTTAGCTGCAAAAAAACGTGCAGACAAACTACCGTTCCCAGTGCCATGGGCAGAAGGAAATAACCAAATTCCTCACATGAATACTTTGCGTAAAACACAATGTCATGCAGGTTGGGATTGGGGAATTTGTTTATCGGTACTTGGTGTTTATGGTGATATTGAACTTCAGCCGATAGAGCATGTTCGAATCAGTCATGTGAGTACGAAACAAAAGTGGCTAGATCAAGAGTGCGAGCTATCTGTCACGCTCAATTATGAAGTGGTATCAGAGAAAGGGTTAGCAAACGCGGCTGTCACGTTTAACGATCAAACCTTCCACCTGACGCTTGATCGTGACGCAACGAAAACATGTGTCTTGTTCCGTATTGCAGAGCCTCGTCGTTGGTGGCCTGCTGGGTATGGCAAACCACGTTTATATGATCTTAAAATTGAAGCTGACGGCAGTTATATCAATAAGAAGATTGGTCTGCGCAAGCTTGAGTTGATCACTGAAGATGATGAACTGGGCCAAAGTATGGTCTTTAAAGTTAATGATGTTGAGATCTCTGCATTGGGTGCCAATTGGATCCCGATGGATGCGATGCCTTCACGTATGACGGATAAACGGTATCGTTCTTTGCTTGAAGATGCGTTAGCTGCCAATATGAACATGCTACGTGTGTGGGGCGGAGGCATGTATGAAAAAGATATCTTCTATGAGTTATGTGATGAATTAGGGATCATGGTATGGCAAGATTTGATGTTTGCTTGTGCGCTGTACCCCTCAACACCTGATTTTGTAGCAGAAGTAAAACAGGAAGTTGAATACCAAGTCCGCCGATTAAAAGATCATGCAAGCCTAGCCTTATGGTGTGGTGATAATGAAGTGATAGGTGCGATTAGTTGGTATCCGGAATCCCGTCAAAACCGCGAAAAATATCTTGTTAATTATGATCGCTTAAACCGTGCATTAGCTGAAGTGGTTGAAAAAGAAGATCCTTCTCGCCGTTTTTGGGCGAGTTCGCCGTGTAATGGAGAGTTAGATTTTGGCGATGCGTGGCACGATGATAAACGTGGCGATATGCATTTCTGGGATGTATGGCATTCAGGTAAAGATTTTGAAGCCTACCAAACTGTCACGCCCCGTTTTTGCTCTGAATTTGGTTTTCAATCATGGCCATCACTGCCGACTGTGAAGACCTTTGCTCCTGAGCAAGATTGGAATATCACGTCACCAAGTTTTGAATGCCATCAGAAAAATAGTCGTGGTAATTCTATTATCACTGAAATGTTTACTCGCTATTTCCGCTTCCCTAATGGTTTCGTCAATATGTTGTACCTATCGCAAGTACAACAAGCGATGGCGATTAAAACGGCAGCAGAATATTGGCGTGCACATAAGCCGACAAACCGTGGCATTTTATTCTGGCAATTGAATGATTGCTGGCCAGTAAGTTCGTGGTCTTCGCTAGAATATAGTGGTCGTTGGAAACAGTTGCACTATCATACTCGACGTTTCTTTGCGCCACAGATGGCGACCTTTATTCGTGATGATCAAGGGGTAAAACTTCATTTAATCAATGATGGTCGTAATAGTGCAGAGTTAAAAGGTGAAGTGGTATGGCAGAGTTGGGAAGGCGAGATTTTATATCGTGAACCTATTTCAGAGTTCCTTGATCCTGATTGCACTAAAGTGGTGTGGGAATGGTTAAACGAGGATCTTGATGGTCACGAGACTGAAGGCTTCTTCCATGTGCATTTACGTAACGGTGATAAACTGATTGAAAACACATGGTTCCCAGCTAAACCTAAAGAATGTGAATTAGAAGATCCTGATTTACGTTTTGAAGTTGCTGAAATGAACGGTGAAATATCAGTGATGCTGAGTAGTAGCAAACCTGCTTTCTATGTTCATTTGGAATTTGAAGGGGAAGGTCGCTTTGAAGATTCAAGCTTCACACTCGTCCCTGAGCACCAACGCCAAGTGAAATATATTGGCTCAGCCAGCTACGATGAAGTTGTGCAAGGCTTACGTGTTTACCATTTAAAACAAAGCTACTAA
- a CDS encoding bifunctional helix-turn-helix transcriptional regulator/GNAT family N-acetyltransferase, which produces MQPQQLRQLSRQLVRQLGMLNSQCGQLALTPVQAHTLIELEQGPCTVNQMAERLRVDKSNASRNLAMLLNQGLIHSIANPNDKRSQLSQLTPNGIQTLTALHHQLDKDTQTILDQLDQDEIEQLETSLRRYHKALTITEHQQGYVLREITPLDNAAVAALIRRVSAEYGLTPDRGFSVADPHIDDLCQHYQLPKSRYWVIEKNNRILGCGGVAPLAGDAQWSELQKVFFLPELRGKGLARVLTVKALKFARENGFKGCYLETTEVLKEAVKLYQSLGFVDIPTALGNTGHSVCEIHMLKTF; this is translated from the coding sequence ATGCAGCCCCAACAACTTCGTCAGCTCTCGCGCCAATTAGTCCGTCAACTCGGCATGTTAAATAGTCAATGTGGCCAACTCGCCCTTACCCCAGTGCAAGCCCACACTTTGATTGAACTCGAACAAGGGCCTTGTACGGTTAATCAAATGGCAGAGCGTTTACGTGTCGATAAATCCAATGCCAGCCGTAATTTAGCCATGTTACTCAATCAAGGATTGATCCATTCAATTGCCAACCCTAACGATAAACGTAGCCAACTATCTCAGTTAACCCCCAACGGTATTCAAACACTCACCGCTCTTCACCACCAGCTTGATAAAGATACCCAAACGATTTTAGATCAACTGGATCAAGATGAAATAGAGCAGTTAGAAACAAGTTTACGTCGTTACCATAAAGCTTTGACAATCACAGAGCATCAACAGGGATACGTACTAAGAGAAATCACGCCTTTAGATAATGCCGCCGTTGCTGCACTTATTCGTCGTGTTTCAGCTGAATATGGATTAACCCCAGATAGAGGATTTAGCGTTGCGGATCCTCATATTGATGATCTCTGTCAGCATTACCAATTACCGAAAAGTCGTTATTGGGTGATAGAAAAAAACAATCGTATTTTAGGCTGTGGCGGTGTCGCACCATTAGCAGGAGATGCGCAGTGGAGTGAACTGCAAAAAGTCTTCTTCTTACCAGAGCTTAGAGGTAAGGGATTAGCACGAGTATTAACCGTTAAAGCATTAAAGTTTGCCCGAGAAAACGGCTTTAAAGGCTGCTATTTAGAAACTACTGAGGTATTAAAAGAAGCAGTGAAACTCTATCAATCTTTAGGTTTTGTCGATATTCCAACTGCGCTTGGTAATACAGGGCACAGTGTATGTGAAATTCACATGCTTAAAACCTTCTAA
- a CDS encoding DUF2061 domain-containing protein yields MKKTISFAAIHFTVAFSVAYLLTGDIIIGSLIAMIEPMVNTVAFYFHEKVWQSKTLKQSHFNTPSRKTVSFAIVHFSVAFSVVYLLTGDILIGSLMAMIEPAINTMAYYFHERVWQRKDHNQAETHQPTWLDAMACQH; encoded by the coding sequence ATGAAAAAGACAATCAGTTTTGCCGCCATCCATTTTACTGTCGCTTTTAGCGTAGCTTACCTTCTTACTGGCGATATCATTATTGGTAGTTTAATTGCAATGATTGAGCCGATGGTTAATACCGTTGCGTTTTATTTCCATGAAAAAGTGTGGCAAAGCAAAACACTCAAACAATCACACTTTAATACGCCAAGTCGCAAAACAGTAAGCTTTGCTATTGTGCACTTCAGTGTCGCATTTAGTGTAGTGTACCTTCTTACAGGTGACATACTGATTGGTAGCCTAATGGCAATGATCGAACCTGCAATTAATACCATGGCTTACTATTTCCATGAGCGTGTATGGCAACGTAAAGATCACAACCAAGCAGAGACACATCAGCCAACTTGGCTAGATGCAATGGCTTGTCAGCACTGA
- a CDS encoding valine--tRNA ligase yields MEKTYNPQSIEQALYQRWEEAGYFKPHGDTSKDAYSIMIPPPNVTGSLHMGHAFQDTIMDTLIRCERMKGKNTLWQVGTDHAGIATQMVVERKIAAEEGKTKHDYGRDAFIDKIWEWKGESGGTITKQLRRLGASVDWDRERFTMDDGLSNAVQEVFVRLYQEDLLYRGKRLVNWDPKLHTAISDLEVENKDKKGHMWHFRYPLADGVQTAEGKDYIVVATTRPETMLGDTGVAVNPEDPRYKDLIGKEIILPIVGRRIPIVGDEHADMEKGTGCVKITPAHDFNDYEVGKRHSLPMINILTFNADIRDAAEVFTTNGEPSDAYSTALPEKYHGMERFAARKAIVAEFDELGLLEEIKDHDLTIPYGDRGGVVIEPMLTDQWYVRAAPLAKPAVEAVENGDIQFVPKQYENMYFAWMRDIQDWCISRQLWWGHRIPAWYDNDGNVYVGRNEAEVREKHNLAPVVVLRQDDDVLDTWFSSALWTFGTQGWPENTADLQTFHPSDVLVTGFDIIFFWVARMIMMTMHFCKDEDGKPQVPFKTVYVTGLIRDENGDKMSKSKGNVIDPIDMIDGIDLESLVEKRCGNMMQPQLAAKIEKATRKTFENGIEPYGTDALRFTLAAMASTGRDINWDMKRLEGYRNFCNKLWNASRYVLMNTEDQDCGFAAGSELDYSLADKWIESQFQLAAKEFNAHIDNFRLDMAAGVLYEFIWNQFCDWYLELTKPVLWKGTEAQQRATRHTLITVLEKTLRLAHPVLPYITESIWQSVKPLVDGVEGETIMTQALPQFDEAQFDQAAITDIEFVKAFITSIRNLRAEYDIAPSKPLSVMLKVADAADTARVEANLTVLKSLAKLEEVKVLADSEATPACATALVGKSELMIPMAGLIDKDAELARLDKEIAKMEGEIKRTSGKLSNEGFVAKAPEIVITKEREKLAGYEETLVKLIEQKATIAAL; encoded by the coding sequence ATGGAAAAGACATACAACCCACAATCAATTGAACAAGCGCTATATCAGCGCTGGGAAGAGGCTGGTTACTTCAAGCCTCATGGTGATACATCTAAAGATGCTTACAGCATTATGATCCCACCACCAAACGTCACAGGTAGCCTACACATGGGCCACGCGTTCCAGGATACCATTATGGATACCCTGATCCGTTGTGAGCGTATGAAAGGCAAAAACACCTTATGGCAGGTTGGTACTGACCACGCAGGTATTGCTACCCAAATGGTTGTGGAACGTAAGATTGCTGCTGAAGAAGGCAAAACAAAGCACGATTACGGTCGTGATGCTTTCATCGATAAGATCTGGGAATGGAAAGGCGAATCTGGTGGCACGATCACTAAGCAACTTCGTCGCCTTGGCGCATCAGTAGACTGGGATCGTGAGCGCTTCACGATGGATGATGGTCTATCAAATGCCGTTCAAGAAGTTTTCGTTCGTCTATACCAAGAAGATCTTCTTTACCGCGGTAAGCGTCTAGTTAACTGGGATCCTAAACTACACACTGCGATCTCAGATCTAGAAGTTGAAAACAAAGATAAAAAAGGCCACATGTGGCACTTCCGTTACCCATTAGCTGATGGCGTACAAACAGCGGAAGGTAAAGACTACATCGTTGTTGCAACTACACGTCCTGAAACTATGCTGGGCGATACTGGTGTTGCCGTTAACCCTGAAGATCCACGTTACAAAGATCTGATCGGTAAAGAAATCATTCTTCCAATCGTTGGCCGTCGCATCCCTATCGTAGGTGATGAGCACGCTGATATGGAAAAAGGCACCGGTTGTGTAAAAATCACACCTGCACATGATTTCAATGACTACGAAGTAGGTAAACGTCATAGCCTACCTATGATCAATATCCTAACGTTCAATGCCGATATTCGTGATGCTGCAGAAGTATTCACAACTAATGGCGAGCCAAGTGATGCATACAGCACTGCGCTGCCAGAGAAATACCATGGCATGGAACGTTTTGCTGCACGTAAAGCGATTGTTGCTGAATTTGATGAACTAGGTCTACTAGAAGAAATCAAAGATCACGACCTAACGATCCCTTACGGTGACCGTGGTGGCGTGGTTATTGAACCAATGCTAACTGACCAATGGTACGTTCGTGCAGCTCCGCTAGCAAAACCTGCTGTTGAAGCGGTTGAAAACGGTGATATTCAATTCGTACCTAAGCAGTACGAAAACATGTACTTCGCTTGGATGCGTGACATTCAAGACTGGTGTATTTCACGTCAGCTATGGTGGGGTCACCGTATTCCTGCTTGGTACGACAACGACGGTAATGTTTACGTTGGTCGTAACGAAGCTGAAGTACGTGAAAAACATAACCTAGCACCGGTTGTCGTATTACGCCAAGACGATGATGTACTTGATACATGGTTCTCTTCAGCACTATGGACATTCGGTACGCAAGGCTGGCCAGAAAACACCGCTGATCTTCAAACCTTCCACCCATCTGATGTGTTGGTAACAGGTTTTGATATCATCTTCTTCTGGGTTGCACGTATGATCATGATGACCATGCACTTCTGTAAAGATGAAGACGGCAAGCCACAAGTACCATTTAAAACAGTTTACGTAACGGGTCTTATCCGTGACGAAAACGGCGATAAAATGTCGAAATCTAAGGGTAACGTTATCGATCCTATCGACATGATCGACGGTATTGATCTTGAGTCTCTAGTAGAGAAGCGTTGTGGCAATATGATGCAGCCACAACTTGCAGCGAAGATCGAAAAAGCGACACGTAAAACATTTGAGAACGGCATCGAACCTTACGGTACTGATGCCCTACGTTTCACTCTTGCTGCTATGGCTTCAACGGGCCGTGACATCAACTGGGACATGAAACGTCTTGAAGGTTACCGTAACTTCTGTAATAAGCTATGGAACGCAAGTCGTTACGTACTAATGAACACAGAAGATCAAGATTGCGGTTTCGCAGCAGGTAGCGAGCTTGACTACTCACTAGCAGACAAGTGGATTGAATCACAATTCCAGCTAGCGGCAAAAGAGTTCAATGCTCACATTGATAACTTCCGTTTAGATATGGCTGCTGGTGTACTTTACGAGTTCATCTGGAACCAATTCTGTGACTGGTACCTAGAACTAACTAAACCTGTTCTATGGAAAGGTACAGAAGCACAACAGCGTGCAACGCGTCATACTCTAATCACAGTGCTAGAGAAGACATTACGTCTTGCGCATCCTGTTCTTCCTTACATCACTGAATCTATCTGGCAGAGCGTTAAGCCACTTGTTGACGGTGTTGAAGGTGAAACCATCATGACTCAGGCATTACCTCAGTTTGATGAAGCGCAATTTGACCAAGCTGCAATTACTGACATTGAGTTTGTTAAAGCGTTTATCACGAGTATTCGTAACCTACGTGCAGAATACGATATCGCGCCAAGTAAGCCATTATCAGTAATGCTAAAAGTGGCTGATGCTGCTGATACTGCACGTGTTGAAGCAAACCTGACAGTACTGAAATCTCTAGCAAAACTAGAAGAAGTGAAAGTATTGGCTGACAGTGAAGCAACACCAGCTTGTGCGACTGCACTTGTAGGCAAATCTGAATTGATGATCCCAATGGCGGGCTTAATTGATAAAGATGCAGAGCTTGCACGTTTAGACAAAGAAATCGCGAAAATGGAAGGCGAAATCAAACGTACTTCTGGCAAGCTAAGTAACGAAGGCTTCGTTGCTAAAGCGCCTGAAATCGTGATCACTAAAGAGCGTGAAAAGCTAGCCGGTTATGAAGAAACATTAGTGAAGCTTATTGAGCAAAAAGCAACGATTGCTGCGCTATAA
- a CDS encoding DNA polymerase III subunit chi: MTHATFYIIDDKQESADSHFQCHFACHLAAMSYRQGNNVYLLAANKQQAEQIDEYLWQQDPDSFVPHNLVGEGPNGGSPVEIGWSTLRHTGRRATLINLAENAPNFAVSFAQVVDFVPCDEKLKQLARERYKAYRLAGIQITTATATETP, from the coding sequence ATGACTCATGCTACGTTTTATATAATCGATGACAAGCAAGAGAGTGCTGATAGTCACTTTCAGTGCCATTTTGCCTGTCATTTAGCAGCGATGAGTTACCGGCAAGGTAACAACGTTTACCTACTAGCAGCAAATAAACAGCAAGCAGAACAAATAGATGAATATCTATGGCAGCAGGATCCTGATAGTTTTGTGCCCCACAATCTTGTCGGCGAAGGGCCTAATGGCGGCTCTCCCGTTGAGATAGGATGGTCAACATTACGTCATACTGGACGCCGTGCTACGCTAATTAATTTAGCGGAAAACGCACCAAATTTTGCGGTTAGCTTTGCACAAGTGGTAGACTTCGTTCCTTGCGATGAAAAGCTCAAGCAGTTAGCGCGCGAGCGTTACAAGGCATATCGCCTTGCTGGCATTCAAATTACGACTGCCACTGCTACTGAGACGCCCTAA
- the pepA gene encoding leucyl aminopeptidase, whose amino-acid sequence MEFSVKSGSPEKQRSACIVVGVFEPRRLSPIAEQLDKISDGYISSLLRRGDLEGKPGQMLLLHHVPNVLSERVLLVGCGKERELDERQYKQIIKKTISTLNETGSMEAVCFLTELHVKGRDTYWKVRQAVETTKDSLYTFNQFKSNKPETRRPLRKLVFNVPTRRELSLGERAISHGLAVASGVRASKDLGNMPPNVANPAYLASQARRLADDFETVSTKIIGEQEMQSLGMTSYLAVGRGSKNEAMMSVIEYKGNPDSDAKPIVLVGKGLTFDSGGISIKPGAQMDEMKYDMCGAASVFGTMKALAKLNLPINVVGVLAGCENMPGGNAYRPGDILTTMSGQTVEVLNTDAEGRLVLCDALTYVERFEPECVIDVATLTGACVVALGNHISGLMGNHNPLSHEIINASEQSGDRAWRLPMSDEYQEQIASPFADMANLGTPGAGTITAGCFLSRFTKKYNWAHLDIAGTAWKGGAAKGSTGRPVPLLVQFLLNRAGQEIVE is encoded by the coding sequence ATGGAGTTCAGTGTAAAAAGCGGCAGCCCCGAAAAACAGCGTAGTGCTTGTATTGTTGTTGGTGTCTTTGAACCACGTCGCCTCTCTCCAATCGCGGAACAGCTAGATAAAATCAGTGATGGTTATATTAGCTCCTTACTGCGTCGTGGCGACCTAGAAGGTAAGCCTGGGCAAATGCTCTTACTACACCATGTACCAAATGTATTATCAGAGCGTGTTTTACTGGTTGGTTGTGGTAAAGAACGTGAACTTGATGAACGTCAATATAAGCAAATCATCAAAAAAACGATCAGTACTTTAAATGAAACTGGCTCAATGGAAGCAGTGTGCTTCTTAACAGAGCTTCATGTTAAAGGTCGTGATACTTACTGGAAAGTACGTCAAGCAGTCGAAACAACCAAAGATAGCTTGTATACCTTTAACCAGTTTAAGAGTAATAAACCAGAGACTCGTCGTCCACTGCGTAAACTAGTCTTTAATGTACCGACTCGTCGCGAGCTATCTTTAGGTGAACGCGCGATCAGCCATGGTCTGGCAGTAGCATCTGGTGTTCGCGCAAGTAAAGATTTGGGTAATATGCCACCAAACGTGGCAAATCCAGCTTATCTTGCTTCACAAGCACGCCGTCTAGCCGATGATTTTGAGACCGTAAGTACTAAGATCATTGGTGAGCAAGAGATGCAATCTTTAGGGATGACATCATATCTTGCTGTGGGTCGTGGTTCTAAAAATGAAGCTATGATGTCGGTTATTGAGTACAAAGGTAACCCCGATTCAGACGCTAAGCCAATCGTCCTTGTCGGTAAAGGGTTAACTTTTGATTCAGGTGGTATTTCGATTAAACCTGGCGCTCAAATGGACGAAATGAAGTACGACATGTGTGGTGCAGCCTCTGTGTTCGGTACCATGAAAGCATTAGCTAAGCTTAATTTACCAATCAATGTAGTTGGTGTATTAGCGGGTTGTGAGAATATGCCTGGTGGTAACGCTTATCGTCCTGGTGATATTTTAACCACTATGTCAGGTCAAACAGTTGAAGTATTAAATACCGATGCAGAAGGTCGTTTAGTGCTTTGTGATGCATTAACTTATGTTGAGCGTTTTGAACCTGAATGTGTGATTGACGTTGCGACATTAACAGGTGCTTGTGTTGTTGCTTTAGGTAATCACATTAGTGGTTTAATGGGTAACCATAATCCACTGTCGCATGAAATTATAAATGCATCAGAGCAATCCGGTGATCGCGCTTGGCGTCTACCGATGAGCGATGAATACCAAGAGCAAATTGCTAGCCCATTTGCTGATATGGCAAACTTAGGCACGCCTGGTGCAGGTACTATAACCGCAGGTTGTTTCTTATCTCGCTTTACTAAAAAGTACAACTGGGCGCATCTTGATATTGCAGGTACTGCTTGGAAAGGTGGCGCAGCAAAAGGCTCTACCGGTCGACCAGTCCCTCTACTTGTCCAGTTCTTATTAAATAGAGCAGGCCAAGAGATCGTCGAGTAA